The sequence CTGAAGCGACTGGGATTGCTTCAGCGCCAATGAATGACCAGGCTATCGGCTAAGTACTCTTTATCGATGGTGTTTTATATTTGGCCAAATATTGTGGCTGGAAAATACACATGCGAATGGCAGTGCGATACTCGCCATTGATAAAGAACTCTTGTTTCAACTCACCTTCCAATTCAAAGCCTAATTTGCTGTAGATATGAATAGCTTTCTCATTTTCTTTATCCACAATCAAATACAGTTTATACAAGTTCAGTACGGAAAAACCGTATTCCATTGCTAATCTTGCAGCTGAACCGGCATAACCTTTACCTTGATGGGCTGGGTCGATAATAATCTGAAACTCAGCACGGCGGTGAATATGGTTAATTTCAACCAGCTCGACCAGACCCACTTTTGTGCCCTGGCTTTCAATAATAAAGCGTCGCTCGCTCTGATCATGAATATGCTTATCGTACAAATCAGACAGCTCGACAAAAGCCTCGTAAGGCTCTTCAAACCAATAGCGCATAACGCTGGCATTGTTATCTAACTGATGAACAAACGGCAGATCATCCCGTTCCAGTGGACGTAACCGGACGCTGCTAGTGGTAGACATGCTTACTCCTCGTATGACGGCAGCGGTTGCTGCCATAGAAATTATACTATTAGCACAAGGTGTAAGCACAGGGGAATTAAAAAAGGCGCTTACCCAAAAAATGGCAGCGCCTTTAATCAGTCAGCTATTAACTACGGGTTTTATTCTGCCGCATAACCTTGAGCGGGTAAGCGCTTACCATCCAACCAGGCAGCATTATCCTGCATAGACAGGCGGCCATCGGTAAACCAACCGACCACTAGCGGATAAATATTGTGCTCCTGAGTTTGGACTCTCTCGATCACATCTTCTTCAGTATCATCACTGAAAATCGGGACTTTGGCTTGCAGAATAACGGGGCCACCATCCAGTTCATCAGTGACAAAATGCACTGAAGTACCGTGTTCCTGATCACCGTTTTCCAGTGCCTGGCGATGGGTGTGCAGGCCCGGGTATTTTGGCAGTAATGAGGGATGAATATTCAACATTCGGCCAGCATAATGCTGAACAAACTCAGGGCTGAGAATACGCATATAACCCGCAAGCACCAGTAAATCAGGCTGATATTCATCAATGGCTTGCGCTAATGCCAAGTCGAAACTGGCACGATCAGCATAGGATTTGGCATCTATTGCATGGTGTGCAATGCCCGCCAATTCAGCACGTTCTAACCCATAAGCTTGCGGATTATTACTAAAAACAGCACTAATCTCGCCTGAAATACGCCCCTGCTGTTGGGCGTCTATCAGTGCTTGTAAATTACTGCCTTGGCCCGAGAGCAAAACCACTATCTTTTTCATAATACCCTTCGTACTTGAAGCTGCAGGATGAGTCAGCAATATTATGGGTTGATAATAACTTGCTCTGCACCATCAGTTGCGGCAGCGATCACCCCGATTTTCCATGCTTTTTCACCGGATGCTGTTAGTAGCTCAACGGCTTTATCGGCGAGTTCTGCCGGAAGCGCAACAACCATGCCAACCCCACAGTTAAATGTACGGTACATTTCGTGGCGGCTGACATTACCGGCTTGCTGCAACCAGCTAAATACCGCAGGCCACTGCCAGCTAGCTTCATCGATAACCGCCTGAGTCCCTTGTGGCAAAACGCGTGGGATATTTTCCCAGAAGCCGCCGCCGGTCAGGTGAGCAATAGCATGAATATCAAGTTGTTCAATCAGGCTAAGGATGGATTTTACATAGATTTTGGTTGGTTCCAGCAAGTGGTCAGCCAGAGATTTACCGTCTAATTGAGTCTGTTCTGGATTTGTGTTGCTGACTTCCAGAATTTTACGTACCAGCGAATAGCCATTCGAATGCGGGCCGCTGGCACCTAAGGCCACCAGAGCATCACCCGGAGCGACCTTGCTGCCGTCAATAATTTCAGATTTTTCGACCACACCAACACAGAAGCCAGCAACGTCATAATCTTCACCGTGGTACATCCCCGGCATTTCGGCGGTTTCGCCACCAACCAGTGCACAACCTGATTGTTTACACCCTTCAGCGATGCCGGTAATCACACTGGCGGCAGTATCTACATCCAGTTTGCCGGTGGCAAAATAGTCAAGGAAGAACAAAGGCTCGGCACCTTGAACAACCAGGTCGTTGACACACATAGCGACTAAATCGATACCGATAGTATCGTGGCGTTTCAGGTCCATCGCCAGGCGTAGCTTGGTGCCAACGCCATCAGTGCCTGAAACAAGAATAGGTTCACGGTATTTTTGTGGCAAAGCGCACAGGGCACCGAACCCGCCCAATCCACCCATCACTTCTGGGCGACGGGTTTGTTTAACCACACCTTTTATGCGATCAACAAGGTCATTGCCGGCATCAATATCTACACCTGCGTCTTTATAGCTGAGAGAGGTTTTGTTGGTCACTGCGAGGTCCCCACGGCGGTTGGCGGTTTAAGCATAGGAAGAAAACGCGACAATTCTAACAGCGCAGGCAAACGTTTGCGAGTAGCTTGTGATATCACGCCGATTTTTAGCTTTCTTGACTTAATAATGATTTTCTATTGATCTGAATCAGGCTATTCATTATGGCGTTCAAAAAAAAAGGCGGTATAATCTCGCGATTTTTTTGGCCGCCAGTCGCCTAACCAGGAGAAAAATAATGAAGATCGTTGAGGTGAAGCACCCGCTAGTAAAACATAAACTTGGTTTGATGCGTGAGAATGATATCAGTACAAAGCGTTTTCGCGAGTTAGCGTCTGAAGTGGGGAGTTTGCTGACTTACGTGGCAACCGCCGATCTGGAAACTGAGAAAGTCACCATCGAGGGTTGGAACGGGCCGGTTGAGATTGAACAGATTAAAGGTAAGAAAATTACGGTAGTGCCTATTCTGCGTGCTGGTTTGGGCATGATGGAAGGGGTTTTGGAAAATGTTCCTAGCGCTCGCATCAGTGTGGTCGGTGTCTATCGCGACGAAGAGACGCTAAAACCAGTACCTTACTTCCAGAAGCTGGTGTCAAATATCGATGAGCGCATGGCGCTGGTGGTTGACCCGATGCTGGCAACCGGTGGTTCGATGATTGCGACCATTGATTTGCTTAAGAATGCAGGCTGTAAGAGTATCAAAGTATTGGTGTTGGTCGCCGCACCAGAAGGGATTAAAGCATTGGAGGCTGCTCACCCAGATGTCGAGCTGTACACGGCTTCCATCGATCAAGGGCTGAACGAACACGGTTACATCATCCCTGGGTTAGGTGATGCTGGTGATAAGATTTTCGGAACAAAATAAAGATGATAGCCGACTCGATAGTCGGCTTTTTTTTGAATAAGTTTTAGCATAAACATTTTTAAACACACCATTGAGAGGATAGAGAAAATGAGCCGTCGCACCATTGGCGTCAGCGAGCGTCCACCGCTGCTCCAGACGATCCCCCTGAGTTTCCAACATTTATTCGCAATGTTTGGTGCCACAGTTTTAGTTCCTATTCTGTTTAAAATTAACCCGGCCACAGTGCTGTTGTTTAATGGTATCGGAACCTTGCTTTACTTATTCATTTGTAAAGGAAAGATCCCAGCTTACCTAGGGTCCAGCTTCGCCTTTATTTCGCCGGTATTACTGCTGTTGCCATTGGGGTACGAAGTCGCGCTGGGCGGTTTTATCATGTGCGGCGTGCTGTTTTGTCTGGTCGCATTGATTGTAAAAAAAGCCGGTACTGGCTGGCTAAATGTCCTCTTCCCACCGGCGGCGATGGGGGCGATTGTTGCCGTTATCGGCCTTGAACTGGCGGGTGTTGCTGCGGGTATGGCGGGGTTATTACCTGCGCAAGGAGTGACGGTCGATTCAACCACAATCATTATTTCAATGGTGACGTTAGGTGTGACCATTCTGGGATCAGTGCTGTTCCGCGGCTTTTTTGCCATTATCCCGATTCTAATTGGTGTGCTGGCCGGTTATGCCCTGTCATTCGTGATGGGTGTGGTTGATTTAACGCCAATCCGTGATGCTCACTGGTTTGCTTTACCGACGTTTTATACTCCGCGCTTTGAGTGGTTTGCCATTTTGACCATTTTACCTGCGGCGCTGGTGGTGATTGCCGAGCATATTGGCCACTTGGTGGTAACAGCAAATATTGTGAAAAAGGATTTGATTCGTGACCCTGGCCTGCATCGTTCGATGTTTGCTAATGGTATTTCAACAGTGATTTCCGGCTTCTTCGGCTCAACACCGAATACCACTTACGGTGAAAATATCGGTGTTATGGCGATCACCCGTGTTTACAGCACTTGGGTTATTGGTGGTGCCGCGATTCTGGCGATTATGCTCTCTTGTGTCGGTAAATTGGCCGCGGCAATTCAGGCCGTTCCGGTGCCGGTTATGGGCGGTGTTTCATTGCTGCTGTACGGTGTGATTGCAGCGTCAGGTATCCGCGTGTTGATCGAGTCAAAAGTGGACTACAACAAAGCGCAAAACCTGATTTTAACCTCTGTCATCCTGATTATCGGGGTGAGCGGCGCGAAAGTGAATATTGGTGCAACTGAACTGAAAGGCATGGCGTTGGCTACAGTAGTCGGCATCGGCCTGAGCTTGCTGTTCAAAGTGATCAGTTTGATCCACACTGAAGAAGAGATTATTGAAGCACCGGAAGACGAACCTGCACTTAAGTAAACGTGATCTCTGGCCGTGCCGCACTTGTCGGTTCGGCCAGTTTTTCGTCCTAGATCAGGTTTTTATGCTGTTGTAATTTTTTGTGGTAAGCTTGCCACGTTTTCCCGCCCGTTTTGTTGGTTGAGGTGCTTCTGAATACGCCGGCACAGCTTTCACTGCCACTCTATCTTCCCGATGATGAAACTTTTGCTAGTTTTTATCCGGGGGAGAACCCGTCCCTATTAGCGGCGATCCAGTCTACTGTTCATCAGTCTCATGGCAGTTATATCTACTTCTGGTCACGTGAAGGGGGTGGACGTAGCCATTTATTGCATGCCGCTTGCGCTGAGTTATCGCAAAAAGGTGAGGCCGTGGGTTATGTCCCGCTGGATAAACGCGCATATTTTGTGCCGGAAGTGTTGGATGGTATGGAACAGCTGGCACTGGTTTGTATTGATAATATTGAGTGTATTGCTGGCGATGAACAGTGGGAAATGGCGATATTTAACCTCTATAACCGCATTGTAGAAACCGGCCGCACCCGTTTATTGATAACCGGCGATCGCCCGCCGCGCCAATTAAACCTCGGTTTACCTGATTTAGCTTCTCGGCTTGATTGGGGGCAAATCTATAAATTGCAGCCTTTGTCAGATGATGAAAAATTGCAAGCTCTGCAATTACGCGCCAAATTACGCGGTTTTGAATTACCTGAAGATGTTGGCCGTTTTCTGTTAAAACGACTGGATCGGGAAATGCGCACTCTGTTTACGACACTCGATCAGCTTGATCGCGCCTCTATAACCGCACAACGCAAGCTCACGATTCCTTTCGTGAAAGAGATTCTGGGGTTGTAAACAATAACATTGAACGAATACATGTTATGGCATCCGTTCAATGTTTATCCCTAATCCAATCACTTCAGGGTAAGATTTCAAGCACTTGCTCTGGTGGTCGGCCAATTCTTGCTTTGCCTTGAGCAACCACAATTGGGCGTTCGATCAATTTGGGATTATCACTCATAGCTTGCAGTAATTGCTCTTGTGTCAGAGCCTTATCCGCCAGATTCAGCTCTTTATAGAGATCCTCTTTGGTGCGCATTAATTGTCGGGCGTCACTGAAACCCAACTGTTGCAGCAACTCTTTTAACGTCGCCACCGAGGGTGGGGTGTCTAAATACAATACTACCTGTGGTTTGATATCGTGCTGCTCAATTAACGCGAGGGTTTCCCGGCTTTTGGAGCAACGCGGATTATGATAAATCGTCACGTCTTTCATCATACTTTCCTTAGGACTTCTGATATTTACGGAAACGCTCATTCAATTGGCGTAATTGGTCAATGCGGGCATCATAGCGAGCTTGTTCCAAACTCCCCAGTTTCACTCGCGCACTGGCGTCACTGAGTAAGCCGATAGCTTGAGTCAATTTACCACTCAGTGCCAGGCTTTCTGCGCGCGCGGCCAGTTCTTGATCGCGCAGACCCAGTGCTGCTGCCGCTTGCGCCAGTAAATCCCAGCCGTTAGGGTCATTAGGGTTGCTGAATGTATAGCTGCGCAATATTTTGATAGCCGCAGCCGGTTGGCCGCCCTGAACATAGGCATTGGCCAGATTCAACTGCAATACCGGCTCATCATTTTGTTTAGCGGTTGCCGCTTGTAGGCGGCTAATGGCGCTGGCTGCTTTATTTTGGCCCAAATCGATATCAGTCATCAGGTCAAGGAACCAAATATTGCCCGGCTGTTGTGTTAATAGCGGTTGTAACTGATTGCGGGCTTCATCGTATTTTTTGGCTTGATACAGCAAAATAGCCTGGCCGTATTTGGCGGCCAGCTGTTCGCGCGACGTCCCTTTACTTAAGGTTTCAAGTAGGTCTGGTGTCAGGCTATTTTCCGTCGAACCATACATGCCCAAAATCCGGACTTTGGCGAACAAATAATCTTGCGACGAGGCAATCGGGTGCGGTTTCATCTGATTAGCACGGTTACGCGCATCAGCTAAACGGCTATCGGGTAATGGGTGAGTCAGCAGCATTTCGGGTGGTTTAGATGCATATCGCGACTGATCAGCCAGTTTTTGCAGGAAATTCGGCATGGCTTGCGGGTCAAATCCTGACCTCTGCAATACTTGAATACCAATTCGGTCAGCTTCTTGTTCATTGCCCTGAGTAAAGCTGATGATTCCTTGCTGAGCACCCGCCAATGTGCCGCTCAAGCCCGCCATACCAGCTTGTGGGCTGGCCATCGTCAGCAAAATAGACCCAAGCACCCCAACCCATGTCAGGGGAGCCATTCGTTGCTGTTCTTCCATTGCTCGCGCCAGGTGGCGTTGAGTGACATGAGAGATTTCATGGGCTAATACGGATGCCAGTTCGCTTTCGTTTTCTGTATAGCGAAACAGAGCCGAGTGGAGCACCACATTGCCGCCAAAGAAAGCAAAGGCGTTAATTTGGTCGTTATTCACCAAATAGAAATGAAATGGTGTGCGCACTGAATAAGCATTTGCGACTAAGCGGTTACCCAGCGAATTGATGTATTGTGTCAGTAATGGGTCATAAATCAGTGGGGCACTGGCGCGCATTTGGCGGACATAAAAATCCCCCATGGCTTTTTCCTGATCAATACTTAATGTTGCACCCGCGGAAGTGCCGATATCGGGCAACAGGTCTTGCGTCTGGGTCTCAGCGTTGACAGCTACGGGGCCGGTGAGTAACAAGCTACTGAGCAAGGCGGCTACCACCGTTTTACTTGCCCGACCTGCTTTGTTTAACTGACCTGTTTTATTTAACTGATATGTCATAAACGAGGTTGCCCCTACTGATGTAATGACAATTAGACTCCGAGATGTGTAAGAGTTCTTCTTCCTTGCTCTGCTCTCCAGTACAATCATCACGAAAGCGAGTTAGATCACAAAAATAGTATTAAATAGGTCAAAGGTTAAGCTCATCATCCATTACTGAAACTTGCAACTATCTTAGTCAGCCTATAGGTATAAAGAAATAGTTATATGAAGGAATGGCGACTAAGGCAACGGTGATAAGAAAACGGCTGACGTGTCAAACAGACTTTCGGTCATACCTGTGTATATCGGGGCTGTTAAAGGAATTCGTCAATTTGCGGGTTTCTCATGGTATTTAAGGAGCAATTTCGGATGCTAGAGCTGTTGTTACAATGGTATCGCCGCCGTTTTACCGATCCGCAGGTTATCGCTTTACTGGTTATTCTGTTGGCTGGGTTCTGTATTCTCTACTTCTTCAGCGGTATCTTGGCCCCGTTATTGGCGGCTATTGTTCTAGCGTATCTGTTAGAGTGGCCGACGGCCCGGTTACAGCGTATTGGGTGTTCGCGCCCGTGGGCGGCCAGTATTATGTTGGTGGTTTTCGGCGGTGTTGCGCTGCTGGCGGTATTTGTTGTCGCCCCGACAGTCTGGCAACAAGGCAATAATCTGATCTCGGATATGCCGAAAATGCTGAATAAATTCAATGCATTCGCTCAGACATTACCTTCGCGTTATCCCGCATTGGTGGACGCCGGTATTGTCGATATGATGGCCGAAAATCTGCGCGGTAAGCTCTCTGGGATGGGTGAGTCAGTGGTGAAATTCTCGCTGGCGTCATTAATTGGCTTACTGACATTAGCTATCTATTTGATTTTAGTGCCGCTGATGCTGTTTTTCCTGCTCAAAGATAAAGAGCAAATGCTGAATGCAGTGCGCCGTATTTTACCGCGCAACCGGGGTTTGGCCGGCCAAGTTTGGTTAGAAATGAACCAACAGATTACCAACTATATTCGCGGGAAAGTAGTGGAAATGGTGGTGGTCGGCATCGCCACTTATTTAGTGTTCTTTGTGATGGGGATGAATTACGCCCTGTTACTGGCGGTATTGGTCGGTTTTTCTGTTTTGATTCCTTATATTGGCGCGGTGATTGTTACTATCCCGGTGGTGCTGGTCGCCCTATTCCAATGGGGAATTGGCGCGGATTTCTGGACACTTTTTGTCGCCTACTTAGTGGTGCAGGGGTTGGATGGTAACTTGCTGGTGCCAGTGTTATTTTCTGAGGCGGTGAATTTGCATCCGCTGGTCATTATCCTGTCAGTGATCATTTTTGGCGGGATGTGGGGCTTTTGGGGCGTATTTTTTGCTATACCCTTGGCCACACTGGTGAAAGCCGTTATTCATGCATGGCCTGAGGAGTTTATCCCCGACGCAGATTAACTGCCCCCGCCGACCTTACTGCACAATAATGGCTTTGGGGATAATTCGATTTATTGGCAATAAAAAGAGCGCTTAAGCGCTCTTTTTTACAAATGATGGGCATAGCTCACAGGGCTATCACTCAAGCACTTTGGCGCAAATAATCCAAAACGATATCGTGGTGGTTGGTGGTTTTGAAATTATCAAACACATGCTCCACTTTCCCATCAGTCCCAATCAAGAAGCTGATGCGATGAATACCGTCATAGGTTTTACCCATAAAGCTTTTCTCGCCCCAGACACCAAATTGCTCAGCAACCTGATGATTTTCATCAGATAGCAATGTGAAATTCAGCAGTTCTTTTTCTGCAAAACGTGACAACTTTTCCGGTTTATCGGTGCTAATACCCAGCACTTCGACGCCCGCATTTTTTAATTCATCCATGTTGTCGCGCAGACCGCAGGCCTGAACAGTACAGCCAGGTGTCATGGCTTTAGGATAAAAATAGACTAAGACACGTTGTCCCTGGAAGTCGGCCAAACTAATTTGCTCGCCGTCTTGGTCGGGCAAACTAAACTTCGGCGCAATATCACCGGCTTTCAATGGGCTCATTACTAACTCTCCATTCGTGAGTCATGCTGTGGATAGTTCACAACGCTAATACTGCCTTGTGCGTTGAGTTCTGTACATAGCTGATAAAAAGCGTGTTCGATTATTGAACTGTCTTGGCTAGCGGGACTGTGCGCACTCATCTGGATATGTAACCGAGGAGGAATGTCACCTTCAGCCGGTTGAGTTTTGGAAACCAACTCCGCAATATTCATATTGTGGCAATGGAACAGATTGGTAAACCGTTCAATAATATGAGGGGAGTCATTCACTTCAACTTTAACCCATACCGTAGCAGGCATGGCTTTCTGATGTTGAGCATTGGTTCGTTTCATTACAATCAGCAAATCAAGCTCTGCGCCTTTTTGCGGCAAGGTTGATTCCAGAAGGGTGATGGCGTTCCAACTGCCTGAAAGCAGCATAATAAATGTGAACTCTTCACCAAACATGGCCAGCCGGCTATCTTCAATATTACAACCGCAGCTACTGACATGGCGGGTGATAGTATTTACGATCCCAGGGCGGTCAGCACCGAGTGCGGTAATGACCAGATAATGTTCATCAAGCTGCGGCAAAATCGCTCTTCCTGTGATGCTCTTTGGGGTTACCATGGTAAACATAAAAAAAACCTGCTGCCAAGCGCTTACAACACAGTTGTTTGCTTGCTTTTGGATAGAGGTCAAAAGTACCATGAGGAACTTGTTTAAGGAGGGGGTGGGCAATGTTTATGGGAAGTCCAGAATTTACAGAAAATCGAATGTTTACAGGAAGCATAGTTGCACTGATAACGCCGATGGACGACAAAGGTGCTGTCGATCGTGCCAGCCTTAAGAAACTTGTTGATTATCATGTAGCCAGTGGAACTGCGGCGATTGTCTCCGTAGGCACAACTGGTGAGTCTGCAACATTAAACCATGACGAACATGTTGATGTGGTCATGCAGACGCTCGAACTGGCCGACGGCCGGATTCCTGTCATTGCCGGAACCGGTGCTAATGCCACCTCCGAAGCAATTTCACTTACGCAGCGGTTTAATGATACCGGTGTGGTGGGTTGCCTGACGGTAACGCCATATTATAACCGTCCTATGCAGGAAGGGTTATATCAGCATTTTAAAGCGATCGCAGAAAGTACCGATTTACCACAAATTCTCTATAATGTGCCATCGCGTACCGGTTGCGATATGTTACCGCCAACCATTGCCCGCTTAGCCAAGATTAAAAATATTGTTGCTGTTAAAGAGGCAACAGGGAACTTAAGTCGTGTAAGTCAGATCCAAGTGCTGGTTGATGATGAAGATTTCATCCTGCTCAGTGGTGACGATGCGAGCGGTCTGGACTTTATGCAACTGGGCGGTAAAGGTGTTATTTCAGTGACAGCAAACATTGCTGCGCGTGAAATGGCTGAACTTTGTGCACTAGCGGCACAGGGTAACTTTGCAGAAGCTCGCCGTTTGAATCAGCGCTTGATGCCATTGCATCAGCATTTATTTGTAGAAGCAAACCCAATTCCGGTGAAATGGGCCGCAAAGAAACTGGGGTTAATGGCGAATGATACTTTGCGTCTGCCAATGACTCCACTGACTGACCCGGCTAAACGGGTTGTGGAAGACGCGCTGAAAAGCGCAGGTTTGCTGTAACTCTTAGGGAAATTTGATGGCAATATCATTGCAAAAGTCGACGGTGGTAACGGTTGTGGGAGTTTCGCTGGCAATGCTGCTGGCAGGCTGCACTACTGACCAACGCTACAAACGCCAGGTTGGCGGTGACGAGTCTTATCTTGAAGCTCCGGGGCTGAAGCCGCTGAACTCACCTGCCGGGATGATCCTGCCTATTCAAAATGGTGAGTATGATGTCCGTTCCGTCAACTCTCAAGGCGCTGTGGGCAAGCAGTTGGACATCCGTCCTCCGGTACAATCATTGGCATTGTTAAGCGGCTCCCGCGCTGAAAATGCTAACGATACCAGCAAGCTATTGTTAGAAAATAGCCCGCAAAATCGTAATCTGTGGGCGCAGGTCACCCGTGTTCTACAGGACAAAAACTGGACGATAGCCAGCCGTCAGGATGCCAACCAAACGTTGACAACTGATTGGGTTAAATGGAATCGTGCAGATGAAGACG comes from Yersinia canariae and encodes:
- the speG gene encoding spermidine N1-acetyltransferase, coding for MSTTSSVRLRPLERDDLPFVHQLDNNASVMRYWFEEPYEAFVELSDLYDKHIHDQSERRFIIESQGTKVGLVELVEINHIHRRAEFQIIIDPAHQGKGYAGSAARLAMEYGFSVLNLYKLYLIVDKENEKAIHIYSKLGFELEGELKQEFFINGEYRTAIRMCIFQPQYLAKYKTPSIKST
- the purN gene encoding phosphoribosylglycinamide formyltransferase — encoded protein: MKKIVVLLSGQGSNLQALIDAQQQGRISGEISAVFSNNPQAYGLERAELAGIAHHAIDAKSYADRASFDLALAQAIDEYQPDLLVLAGYMRILSPEFVQHYAGRMLNIHPSLLPKYPGLHTHRQALENGDQEHGTSVHFVTDELDGGPVILQAKVPIFSDDTEEDVIERVQTQEHNIYPLVVGWFTDGRLSMQDNAAWLDGKRLPAQGYAAE
- the purM gene encoding phosphoribosylformylglycinamidine cyclo-ligase, giving the protein MTNKTSLSYKDAGVDIDAGNDLVDRIKGVVKQTRRPEVMGGLGGFGALCALPQKYREPILVSGTDGVGTKLRLAMDLKRHDTIGIDLVAMCVNDLVVQGAEPLFFLDYFATGKLDVDTAASVITGIAEGCKQSGCALVGGETAEMPGMYHGEDYDVAGFCVGVVEKSEIIDGSKVAPGDALVALGASGPHSNGYSLVRKILEVSNTNPEQTQLDGKSLADHLLEPTKIYVKSILSLIEQLDIHAIAHLTGGGFWENIPRVLPQGTQAVIDEASWQWPAVFSWLQQAGNVSRHEMYRTFNCGVGMVVALPAELADKAVELLTASGEKAWKIGVIAAATDGAEQVIINP
- the upp gene encoding uracil phosphoribosyltransferase translates to MKIVEVKHPLVKHKLGLMRENDISTKRFRELASEVGSLLTYVATADLETEKVTIEGWNGPVEIEQIKGKKITVVPILRAGLGMMEGVLENVPSARISVVGVYRDEETLKPVPYFQKLVSNIDERMALVVDPMLATGGSMIATIDLLKNAGCKSIKVLVLVAAPEGIKALEAAHPDVELYTASIDQGLNEHGYIIPGLGDAGDKIFGTK
- the uraA gene encoding uracil permease, with product MSRRTIGVSERPPLLQTIPLSFQHLFAMFGATVLVPILFKINPATVLLFNGIGTLLYLFICKGKIPAYLGSSFAFISPVLLLLPLGYEVALGGFIMCGVLFCLVALIVKKAGTGWLNVLFPPAAMGAIVAVIGLELAGVAAGMAGLLPAQGVTVDSTTIIISMVTLGVTILGSVLFRGFFAIIPILIGVLAGYALSFVMGVVDLTPIRDAHWFALPTFYTPRFEWFAILTILPAALVVIAEHIGHLVVTANIVKKDLIRDPGLHRSMFANGISTVISGFFGSTPNTTYGENIGVMAITRVYSTWVIGGAAILAIMLSCVGKLAAAIQAVPVPVMGGVSLLLYGVIAASGIRVLIESKVDYNKAQNLILTSVILIIGVSGAKVNIGATELKGMALATVVGIGLSLLFKVISLIHTEEEIIEAPEDEPALK
- the hda gene encoding DnaA inactivator Hda yields the protein MLLNTPAQLSLPLYLPDDETFASFYPGENPSLLAAIQSTVHQSHGSYIYFWSREGGGRSHLLHAACAELSQKGEAVGYVPLDKRAYFVPEVLDGMEQLALVCIDNIECIAGDEQWEMAIFNLYNRIVETGRTRLLITGDRPPRQLNLGLPDLASRLDWGQIYKLQPLSDDEKLQALQLRAKLRGFELPEDVGRFLLKRLDREMRTLFTTLDQLDRASITAQRKLTIPFVKEILGL
- the arsC gene encoding arsenate reductase (glutaredoxin) (This arsenate reductase requires both glutathione and glutaredoxin to convert arsenate to arsenite, after which the efflux transporter formed by ArsA and ArsB can extrude the arsenite from the cell, providing resistance.) codes for the protein MKDVTIYHNPRCSKSRETLALIEQHDIKPQVVLYLDTPPSVATLKELLQQLGFSDARQLMRTKEDLYKELNLADKALTQEQLLQAMSDNPKLIERPIVVAQGKARIGRPPEQVLEILP
- a CDS encoding beta-barrel assembly-enhancing protease; this translates as MTYQLNKTGQLNKAGRASKTVVAALLSSLLLTGPVAVNAETQTQDLLPDIGTSAGATLSIDQEKAMGDFYVRQMRASAPLIYDPLLTQYINSLGNRLVANAYSVRTPFHFYLVNNDQINAFAFFGGNVVLHSALFRYTENESELASVLAHEISHVTQRHLARAMEEQQRMAPLTWVGVLGSILLTMASPQAGMAGLSGTLAGAQQGIISFTQGNEQEADRIGIQVLQRSGFDPQAMPNFLQKLADQSRYASKPPEMLLTHPLPDSRLADARNRANQMKPHPIASSQDYLFAKVRILGMYGSTENSLTPDLLETLSKGTSREQLAAKYGQAILLYQAKKYDEARNQLQPLLTQQPGNIWFLDLMTDIDLGQNKAASAISRLQAATAKQNDEPVLQLNLANAYVQGGQPAAAIKILRSYTFSNPNDPNGWDLLAQAAAALGLRDQELAARAESLALSGKLTQAIGLLSDASARVKLGSLEQARYDARIDQLRQLNERFRKYQKS
- a CDS encoding AI-2E family transporter produces the protein MLELLLQWYRRRFTDPQVIALLVILLAGFCILYFFSGILAPLLAAIVLAYLLEWPTARLQRIGCSRPWAASIMLVVFGGVALLAVFVVAPTVWQQGNNLISDMPKMLNKFNAFAQTLPSRYPALVDAGIVDMMAENLRGKLSGMGESVVKFSLASLIGLLTLAIYLILVPLMLFFLLKDKEQMLNAVRRILPRNRGLAGQVWLEMNQQITNYIRGKVVEMVVVGIATYLVFFVMGMNYALLLAVLVGFSVLIPYIGAVIVTIPVVLVALFQWGIGADFWTLFVAYLVVQGLDGNLLVPVLFSEAVNLHPLVIILSVIIFGGMWGFWGVFFAIPLATLVKAVIHAWPEEFIPDAD
- the bcp gene encoding thioredoxin-dependent thiol peroxidase, with protein sequence MSPLKAGDIAPKFSLPDQDGEQISLADFQGQRVLVYFYPKAMTPGCTVQACGLRDNMDELKNAGVEVLGISTDKPEKLSRFAEKELLNFTLLSDENHQVAEQFGVWGEKSFMGKTYDGIHRISFLIGTDGKVEHVFDNFKTTNHHDIVLDYLRQSA
- a CDS encoding glycine cleavage system transcriptional repressor, whose protein sequence is MPQLDEHYLVITALGADRPGIVNTITRHVSSCGCNIEDSRLAMFGEEFTFIMLLSGSWNAITLLESTLPQKGAELDLLIVMKRTNAQHQKAMPATVWVKVEVNDSPHIIERFTNLFHCHNMNIAELVSKTQPAEGDIPPRLHIQMSAHSPASQDSSIIEHAFYQLCTELNAQGSISVVNYPQHDSRMES
- the dapA gene encoding 4-hydroxy-tetrahydrodipicolinate synthase; the protein is MFTGSIVALITPMDDKGAVDRASLKKLVDYHVASGTAAIVSVGTTGESATLNHDEHVDVVMQTLELADGRIPVIAGTGANATSEAISLTQRFNDTGVVGCLTVTPYYNRPMQEGLYQHFKAIAESTDLPQILYNVPSRTGCDMLPPTIARLAKIKNIVAVKEATGNLSRVSQIQVLVDDEDFILLSGDDASGLDFMQLGGKGVISVTANIAAREMAELCALAAQGNFAEARRLNQRLMPLHQHLFVEANPIPVKWAAKKLGLMANDTLRLPMTPLTDPAKRVVEDALKSAGLL